A window of Mycolicibacterium madagascariense genomic DNA:
GTCGACCCCCGTCAGCGCCAGTTGGTGACACAGGGGGATCAGGTCGCTGGTGCGCTTGGCGGCCAGGATGCCGGCGATCCGTGCCGTCGCCAGGGCGTCGCCCTTGGGCAACCCGTTGGTGGTGATGAGGTCGACGACGTCGGAACGGGTCCGGAGTACTCCGGTCGCGACGGCGGTGCGCTTGGTGGCGTCCTTCGCGGTCACGTCGACCATGTGGGCCGCGCCCGAGTCGTCCAGGTGCGACAGCCGATCGGGGCGGGCCGTCACGACTACCGGTTTATCTGGGTCACCGGGTGCGTGTAGGGCAGGTCCTCCGCGGGCAGCGGGAACGTCAGGTCGCCGAACGGCGACAGTGCGCCCGTGCGGTCGGCAGCAAGCTCGCTGACGGGGTGGTCGTCTTCGCCGCTGGCGGGCCAGCCGTTGTCGACGTAGTGGTTCTTCTGCGGTTTCTTGTCAGCCACGCCTCACATTGTGGCAGGCGCTGGCCTGGGATGCATACGACGACCTGGCCTAGGCTGGTAGGCAATGTCCGAATCCGCTCCCGTCGTGCCGC
This region includes:
- the moaC gene encoding cyclic pyranopterin monophosphate synthase MoaC; protein product: MVDVTAKDATKRTAVATGVLRTRSDVVDLITTNGLPKGDALATARIAGILAAKRTSDLIPLCHQLALTGVDVEFAIGATDVGITATVRTTDRTGVEMEALTAVSVAALTLYDMLKAVDPAATIDGIAVVRKDGGKTGTWERT